TGCGTAGGGAAAATCGGCATTTGAGCGTGCAACTTATAGTACCAGTAAGTTCCTTTTTGACCGCGTGCCTGGTAGCGCAGGACACAACAACCTTCGGGTGCAACTTCTCCTGAAGCTTGAATTTGTTGAATTTGTAGTTGTAGAGTAGCGATCGCTTGCTGTAAGAGTTCGGCTCTGGCAATAATATCGTCAGTTTTCGTAGGCATCAATTGGAATTGGGGAAAGATAGAGTTCTCGAATAGATTACGAGAACAAAAAGTGTTTTAATCAATATTATCTTATACGAAATTTCACTTCAAAACTGAGTGCTAATGATGCTAGTTAACTTTGAATTCAACAATCAAATCCTAAATCGGGCACAATTACTGCTGGCTCTTAACCAGATCATCCCTACCGAGTCGATTATGGCAGCGATTACAACAACGAGTAGTACCGCACGGCGTCAAAGAATACTTCCTACACACGTAGTAATCTCTCTAGTAATCGCCATGAGTTTTTGGTCCTCCGATTCAATCGTGGATGTATTGAAAAATCTCATTCAGGGTTTTAATTCTTTGCAAATCCCCTTTAAGAGACGTTTTAAGATACCAACATCTTCATCAATAAGTGAAGCTAGACAACGAATTGGTGCTGCTGTTATGACTCGTTTATTTGAAATTGTTGCAAAACCTTTAGCAACAATTAAAACACCAGGTGCTTTTTTGGGTGGACTGAGAATAATGGCTTTGGATGGCACAGTTTTTGATGTTCCTGATACAGAAACTAATGCTAAAGTATTTGGTTACCCTGGTTCTCGTCCTGGTACAAATCCGGCTTTTCCCAAAGCTAGGTTAACTTTTTTAGTCGAAGCAGGAACTCATTTAATTATCGACATATTTTGTTGTCCATATCGAATTGGAGAGAGAAAAGGAGCTTTAAAGCTATTAAGAAGTGTTGAGGAGAGTATGTTGTTAATGTGGGACAGAGGACTGCACTCATTTAAAATGATTCATGCTGCAATCAAACAAAAATGTCATATTCTTGGTCGCGTGCCATCTCATGTAAAATTTGAGTTTGTTAAAGCTTTTCCTGATGGTTCCTATCTAAGTTGGCTTGCTCCTGATGGAAAGTCAAGAAAGAAGGGAGCGACGAAAATACCTGTTCGTGTCATTGAATATATTATTGAAGTTGAGGGTGTAGAAAAGGTGTATCGTTTAGTAACTGATTTGATGGATATTTCAACTTTTCCTGCATTGCTCTTAGCCCAAGAATACCATCAACGGTGGGAAGCTGAGAACACCTTGGATGAGTTAAAAGTCCATCTGAACGGTCGTAAAATTCCTATCCGCTCGAAGAATCCTCGTGAAGTTATCCAAGAAATTTATGGTTGGTTACTAGGACACTATTGTATACGTTATTTAATGTTTCAAAGTGCAGCAATCAAGGGAATATCTCCCCTAAGTTTAAGTTTTACCAGTTCTCTAAGAGTTGTCAGACGTGCTATTCCTCAGTTTCAACAGCAAGTTAATCATTCTCTTGAGAATATGAATATATATTTTAGCTGGTTAATCTGGGAAATCTTAGACTTACAAATACCACCAACCTCAGGCAGAACTAATCCGAGGGTAATCAAGAAAACTCGTTCTAAATTTAAAACTAAAAAACGATGTCATAGAAATAATTATACTCCCCGGCAACAACTATCTTTTACAATTTTTACAACCGCTAGTTGACATCATCTAGTAGTAGAAGATAGTTGAACTAGATAGAAAATTAAAAGGGACAAGGTTTAGAGATTTTTTCAATTAAATATAAACATTCTTGAGAGATACTTGCTCATCTCTTGTGGGTTCATTTATACAAATTTCTCTCATTTTTGTTCTCGTAAATAAAACGAGAACAGTTTCTTCGGAATTTTAGGCTTCACTTTCCCTTAACCGAGCAGTATTGCAACAGTTCCTCGGTGACAAACTAGATTCGCTTGACGAAGATGAACTGTGCCAGGTATACCCTTATGGTGTGAGTTACCATCAATTGGAAACGGTTATTCGCGAACTCAACTTGCCAGTAGTGTTGACAAAGGATATTAATAAAGCTGATGCAATTCTAGCACTGCGATCGCACGCGAGAAAACACTCCAATCTTAGGCGCATGGCAGAAGAATATCAAGTACCCGTCTATACTTTAAAAGCCAACTCCTACACTCAAATTACCCAATCTTTACAACAGGTGTTGGGTATGGAAGAACCAACAACAGACGATGAACCCGAACCCAATCGGTTTGCTCGAAGTGGAAGTGAAGATGATGAAATTGACGCATTAGAAGAAGCTAGACTTGCTGTAGAGGAAATCGTGATTCCCAAGAAACAGCCTGTGGAATTACTTCCTCGTTCAGCAAAAATTCGCGCCATGCAACACGAACTTGTTGAAAGGTACAATCTCAAATCGCAAAGTTTTGGTGAAGAACCTTTTCGTCGCTTGCGAATTTATCCAGCGTGACAAATGACAAAACTACGCACATCTGGGCTGAAATATGGTAGCTTCACCTGAAATGTACCTCACTCCTGAGGAATACCTCCAGATGGAGGAAAAAAACGACATCAAACACGAGTACATTGACGGTTACGTTTACGCAATGGCTGGGGCGCTTGACCCCCATGTCACAATTGCTGGGAACCTGTTTGCACTCCTCCGGAGTCATGTACGCGGTTCGGGCTGTCGTGTTTATATCACTGACGTAAGCAACCTCCGGCTTAAGCCTGGAGGCTTCAGCTAAACCCTGTTTAGTTGAAGCCGAGCTT
This genomic interval from Scytonema hofmannii PCC 7110 contains the following:
- a CDS encoding Uma2 family endonuclease — protein: MVASPEMYLTPEEYLQMEEKNDIKHEYIDGYVYAMAGALDPHVTIAGNLFALLRSHVRGSGCRVYITDVSNLRLKPGGFS
- a CDS encoding IS4 family transposase, with the translated sequence MMLVNFEFNNQILNRAQLLLALNQIIPTESIMAAITTTSSTARRQRILPTHVVISLVIAMSFWSSDSIVDVLKNLIQGFNSLQIPFKRRFKIPTSSSISEARQRIGAAVMTRLFEIVAKPLATIKTPGAFLGGLRIMALDGTVFDVPDTETNAKVFGYPGSRPGTNPAFPKARLTFLVEAGTHLIIDIFCCPYRIGERKGALKLLRSVEESMLLMWDRGLHSFKMIHAAIKQKCHILGRVPSHVKFEFVKAFPDGSYLSWLAPDGKSRKKGATKIPVRVIEYIIEVEGVEKVYRLVTDLMDISTFPALLLAQEYHQRWEAENTLDELKVHLNGRKIPIRSKNPREVIQEIYGWLLGHYCIRYLMFQSAAIKGISPLSLSFTSSLRVVRRAIPQFQQQVNHSLENMNIYFSWLIWEILDLQIPPTSGRTNPRVIKKTRSKFKTKKRCHRNNYTPRQQLSFTIFTTAS